Proteins from a genomic interval of Arachis hypogaea cultivar Tifrunner chromosome 10, arahy.Tifrunner.gnm2.J5K5, whole genome shotgun sequence:
- the LOC140175541 gene encoding L-type lectin-domain containing receptor kinase VIII.2-like — protein sequence MIANEAEPPEEYLRGYNTARPSVGVPPLKWDFDFGTLTLNSLKLFGDAHLNNGTISLTRDLSVPSYGSSRALYSRPVKFYQPGNHSPASFRTFFSFSVTNLNPSSIGGGLAFVLSPGDDSLNDAGGSLDLVAAATKFVAIEFDTLMDAEFKDINGNYVGVDLNSMVSAKVFDLGFINVDLKSGDTVNAWIEFDGSTTILTVWVSYSNLKPKDPILTI from the exons ATGATAGCGAATGAGGCAGAGCCTCCAGAAGAGTATTTGAGAGGCTACAACACTGCACGACCAAGTGTTGGGGTTCCTCCACTAAAGTGGGAt tTTGATTTTGGAACCTTAACGCTCAATTCTCTCAAACTCTTCGGCGATGCTCACTTGAACAACGGAACCATCAGCCTCACGCGCGACCTTTCGGTCCCCAGCTATGGCTCCAGCAGAGCCTTATATTCTCGTCCGGTCAAATTCTACCAACCGGGAAACCATTCTCCGGCCAGCTTCCGAACCTTcttctcattttctgtaaccaatctcaacccttcatcaattggcgGCGGCCTCGCATTTGTCCTCTCGCCGGGCGACGACTCTCTCAACGACGCTGGCGGAAGTCTCGACCTCGTCGCCGCTGCCACGAAGTTCGTCGCCATTGAATTCGACACGTTAATGGACGCTGAGTTCAAGGACATTAACGGTAACTACGTCGGCGTGGACTTAAATAGCATGGTTTCGGCGAAGGTTTTCGATTTGGGATTCATCAATGTCGATCTCAAAAGCGGTGACACGGTGAACGCGTGGATCGAGTTCGATGGATCAACAACGATTTTAACGGTTTGGGTCTCGTACTCGAATCTGAAACCGAAAGACCCGATTTTGACAATATAA
- the LOC112717202 gene encoding uncharacterized protein, translating into MKMVIIIISFVSILLPLCIVATVQEPPEEYLEIHNDARASLGIPPLKWDVKLAKKAQQYLNKLIQTCLKGKLQPIISRYYGQNLAWHMASDPLTGAKAVAGWVAEKKYYDYKSNSCIGGGDCECYTQVVWRNTTHIGCATVKCDKCQKRCTLVLCLYSPPGNADVTAVQESPDEYLKVHNDERAKVGVPPLKWDEKLARKAQKYLNTITQHCLEGKYQPTIDPYYGQNVAWHMTSDHFTGAKAVEGWVAEKKYYDHKSNLCIGGDCECYIQVVWRDTTHVGCARVKCDKCQVGCTLVACLYSPPGNDDGVRPY; encoded by the exons ATGAAgatggtaataataataataagctttGTAAGCATATTATTGCCATTGTGCATAGTAGCTACGGTACAAGAGCCTCCAGAAGAGTATTTGGAAATCCATAATGATGCACGAGCAAGCCTTGGGATTCCTCCTCTAAAGTGGGATGTGAAATTAGCAAAAAAAGCTCAACAGTATTTGAATAAACTCATCCAAACTTGTCTCAAGGGAAAACTTCAGCCAATCATAAGCCGTTACTACGGCCAAAATCTTGCGTGGCATATGGCATCCGATCCCTTAACAGGAGCAAAAGCGGTGGCGGGGTGGGTTGCCGAAAAAAAGTATTACGACTATAAATCCAATTCGTGCATTGGCGGTGGTGATTGTGAATGCTACACTCAGGTTGTTTGGAGAAACACTACTCATATTGGGTGTGCTACAGTTAAGTGCGATAAATGCCAAAAGAGATGCACCCTTGTTCTTTGTCTTTATAGTCCTCCAGGAAATGCTGATG TAACTGCGGTACAAGAGTCTCCAGACGAGTATTTGAAAGTCCATAATGATGAACGAGCAAAAGTTGGGGTTCCTCCATTAAAGTGGGATGAGAAATTAGCAAGAAAAGCTCAAAAGTATTTGAATACAATCACCCAACATTGTCTCGAGGGGAAATATCAGCCAACCATAGACCCTTACTACGGCCAGAATGTTGCGTGGCATATGACATCCGATCACTTTACGGGGGCAAAAGCCGTGGAGGGGTGGGTTGCCGAAAAAAAGTACTACGACCATAAATCCAATTTGTGCATTGGTGGTGATTGTGAATGCTACATTCAGGTTGTTTGGAGAGACACTACTCATGTTGGATGTGCTAGAGTTAAGTGCGATAAATGCCAAGTGGGATGCACTCTTGTTGCTTGTCTTTATAGTCCTCCAGGAAACGATGATGGTGTACGTCCTTACTAG
- the LOC112717204 gene encoding LOB domain-containing protein 38-like, whose translation MITCIIALSNQVHLQKQEHIFCAALFQSLLFEACGRTVNPVNGDVGLLWTGNWHICQAAIETVLRGGSLRPMPELFGLNVPVPVAVDADSERKVTCTDARKLQDPNPSPSIRFTSSRSGKDSSGWKRKQSEEWVAVGR comes from the coding sequence ATGATCACCTGCATCATAGCACTCTCCAACCAAGTCCACCTTCAAAAGCAAGAACATATATTCTGTGCAGCTCTTTTTCAGTCTCTACTTTTCGAAGCATGTGGACGAACGGTTAACCCGGTTAACGGTGACGTTGGACTACTATGGACTGGAAACTGGCACATATGTCAGGCCGCCATTGAAACGGTGCTCCGAGGAGGCTCCCTCAGGCCTATGCCGGAGCTATTCGGTCTCAACGTGCCTGTTCCTGTTGCTGTTGACGCCGACTCCGAGAGAAAAGTCACGTGCACTGACGCGCGGAAGCTCCAAGACCCGAACCCGAGTCCGAGCATAAGGTTCACGAGCTCTCGATCTGGTAAAGACAGTTCCGGCTGGAAGCGGAAGCAATCAGAAGAGTGGGTCGCGGTGGGGAGGTGA